GCAAAAGCCGCCAGGGTGGAGTTCATCCGGAACATCACGATCAGGATGAAGCTGAACAAGGCCAGCCCCTGCACCGCCCGGAACAAACCGGAACAGGTGAACCAGGAGAACTTTTCCGCCAGGTCGTCGGTCAGCCGGGTGACCACGTCCCCGGTCCGGTGGCCGGACAGGGTGGAGGGCCCCAGCCTGGTAAGGTTGGCAAAGATCCTGTTCCGCAGCTCGGCCTCGATGTTCATGTTGGTCCAGCCCCGGGTGGACATTAATATCCAGTTGACTATGGCCGCCCCGGTTCCCAGCAGCAAAAGGAACAGCACGTTGCGGTTCAGCTGCTGCAGGGGAAGCTGGCTGAGCAGGCCGTCCACCACCAGCTTGAAAAAGACGGGGTAGCTGATGGCCAGTGCGGTATGAAGCATGGTCATCACCAGCAGCAACATCAGCTTGAGTTTGTGAGCACCCCAGTAGCGGTAAAGCCATCCAAAGATCAGCTTCAGGCTGCCGGAGTCCTTTTTGTTTTCTATTCTGTCTGACATATAGCCCTAATGCATTAAAAGATTAGCTAATGATCAATATTGATCATCAGGCAAACTGTATCCGGTACAGCTTGGCATAATAACCGTTTATTTCCAATAATTCTTGATGCTTGCCGGATTCCACGATCCGGCCCTTGTGGATCACCATTATCTTGTCGGCGTCCAGAATGGTGGACAGCCGGTGGGCCACGATCACCGCGGTCCGGCCTTCCAACAGGCGCTTGATGCCTTCCTGGATCAGCCTTTCCGACATCGGGTCCACCGAGGAAGTGGCTTCGTCCAGGATCAGGATCTGGGGATCGAAGGCCAAAGCCCGGGCAAAGGAGACCAGCTGGCGTTCGCCCTGGGAGAGGTTGGCGCCCCGCTCGGCCAGCTCCGACTCCAGGCCGTGGGGCATCTTGTCCAGCATCCGTTTCAGCCCCAGGATCTCTACCGCCCGGTCCAGCTGCTCCCGGCTCATCTCCGAACCCAGGGTCAGGTTCTCCTTCACCGTCCCGGGGAAGAGGAAGACGTCCTGGAGCACCAGCCCAAAGTGGCGGCGCAGTTTGTCCACCGGTATCTTCCGGACATCGGTCCCGTCAATGGTGATGCAGCCCGACTGGGGGTCGTAGAACCTGAGCATCAGGTTGATGATGGAGCTTTTGCCGCCTCCGGTGGCGCCCACCAGCGCTATTTTCTCGCCTTTGTTGATGGTGAAATTGATGTCGCGCAGCACCCAGTCCGGCTCGTCTTTCCCGGCCCGGGTCAGGTAGGAGAAGTTTACCTCCTTGAATTCAATGGAATCATTGAACCGGGTCCATCCGCAGTCTTTATCGGCATTGACCACCAGGGGCTGGAGGTCCATGATCTCGAAGACCCGCTGGGCTCCGGCAAAGGCCCGCTGCATGACGCCCACCTGCTCCGAGAAGGCGTAAACCGGCATGAAGAACTGCCGGAGATATCCCAGGAAAAGCACCATGGCCCCGATGGTCAAAACCCCCTTGGCCACCATGTTGCCGCCCACCAAAAGGATGATGGCCAGTCCGGTTATCTCAAAGACCCCCACCAGGCTGAAGAAGCCCATGGTCATCACATCGGCCGGCAGCAGGGTCCGGATATAGGAGCGGTTGAGCTTGGCCATCTTCTGTTTGACCGCCTCCTCGCGGGAAAAGGCCTGGATCACCTTCATCCCCTGGACCATCTCGGTGAGGTAGGCCACGATCTCGGCGTACTTTTTGCGGACCACCAGGAACATCGGCCTGACCTTCTTCTGGAACAGGACGGTCAGCAGCACTATCACCGGGATCAAAGTGGAGACCGCCAGGAACAGCCGGGGGCTGACCCTGATCATGATGAATATCATGCCGCCAAGGCTGACCACCGCGCCCAGCACCGTGAACATGGTGGAGGTGAACAGCCGCCGGATGGCCT
The nucleotide sequence above comes from bacterium. Encoded proteins:
- a CDS encoding ABC transporter ATP-binding protein; amino-acid sequence: MWFDESDENIEDLPSKKIYDRQLLKRMLPLLKPFKMRVFGGGLILTISSALGLLPPLLLKRAIDVNIAGSDFKGLLLTVGLYVLLQLATFGVNYLMLVLLESLGVKIVSALKEQLFGHMLGLDISYFDQHPVGRLIARVESDTEAIRRLFTSTMFTVLGAVVSLGGMIFIMIRVSPRLFLAVSTLIPVIVLLTVLFQKKVRPMFLVVRKKYAEIVAYLTEMVQGMKVIQAFSREEAVKQKMAKLNRSYIRTLLPADVMTMGFFSLVGVFEITGLAIILLVGGNMVAKGVLTIGAMVLFLGYLRQFFMPVYAFSEQVGVMQRAFAGAQRVFEIMDLQPLVVNADKDCGWTRFNDSIEFKEVNFSYLTRAGKDEPDWVLRDINFTINKGEKIALVGATGGGKSSIINLMLRFYDPQSGCITIDGTDVRKIPVDKLRRHFGLVLQDVFLFPGTVKENLTLGSEMSREQLDRAVEILGLKRMLDKMPHGLESELAERGANLSQGERQLVSFARALAFDPQILILDEATSSVDPMSERLIQEGIKRLLEGRTAVIVAHRLSTILDADKIMVIHKGRIVESGKHQELLEINGYYAKLYRIQFA